One window of the Benincasa hispida cultivar B227 chromosome 3, ASM972705v1, whole genome shotgun sequence genome contains the following:
- the LOC120074727 gene encoding uncharacterized protein At4g37920 isoform X2, which produces MAFTNHLLFQLSISSTKSFIFPSFSATLKPLPSIYSASLFKPSPEIYKSDNPTPVTITTPMQFKASALVNDVATTEKEEEAEMEVAEGYTISQFCDKIIDIFMNEKPKTKEWRKFLVFREEWKKYRESFYSHCQRRADWESDPIMKEKLISLRRKVKRIDDEMEIHGELLKELQDSPTDINAIVAKRRKEFTEEFFKFLTLISETHDSLEDRDAVARLAARCLAAVSAYDRTLENVETLDSAQAKFDDILTSPSLDVACEKIASLAKAKELDSSLILLINSAWAAAKESTTMKNEVKEIMYHLYKATKSSLRSMAPKEIKLLKHLLNIVDPEERFSALATAFAPGDGSEQKDPKALYTTPKELHKWIKIMLDSYHLNQEDTDIREARNMTQPVVIQRLFILKDTIETEYLEQNEFQNPQSTPNHVSEDAVSI; this is translated from the exons ATGGCTTTCACAAATCACCTGCTCTTTCAGCTCTCCATTTCCTCAACCAAATCTTTCATCTTCCCCAGCTTTTCCGCCACTCTAAAACCACTTCCATCCATCTACTCTGCTTCGCTCTTCAAACCATCACCGGAAATTTATAAATCCGACAACCCAACACCTGTTACAATCACAACTCCAATGCAGTTCAAAGCAA GTGCACTAGTGAATGATGTAGCTACAACTGAAAAGGAAGAGGAAGCAGAGATGGAAGTTGCAGAGGGATATACCATCTCTCAATTTTGTGATAAaataattgatattttcatGAATGAGAAGCCCAAGACTAAAGAATGGAGGAAGTTTTTGGTATTTAGGGAGGAGTGGAAAAAGTATAGGGAGAGCTTCTACAGTCATTGCCAAAGGCGGGCAGATTGGGAGAGTGATCCAATTATGAAAGAGAAGTTAATTTCACTTAGGAGAAAGGTCAAAAGG ATTGATGATGAAATGGAAATCCACGGTGAACTTCTCAAGGAATTACAGGACAGCCCAACTGACATTAATGCCATAGTTGCAAAGCGGCGCAAAGAGTTCACAGAGGAATTTTTTAAGTTCCTTACTTTGATATCAGAAACCCATGACAGTTTGGAAGATCGTGATg CGGTGGCTCGGCTGGCAGCCAGATGTTTGGCTGCAGTTAGTGCTTATGATCGAACATTAGAAAATGTGGAGACATTGGATTCTGCACAGgccaaatttgatgatatacTGACTTCTCCCTCATTGGATGTGGCTTGTGAGAAGATTGCAAGTCTTGCAAAGGCAAAGGAACTTGATTCATCATTGATCCTTTTGATAAACAGTGCTTGGGCTGCTGCAAAAGAATCCACGACCATGAAGAATGAG GTGAAAGAAATAATGTATCATTTATACAAAGCCACCAAAAGCAGTCTTAGAAGCATGGCCCCCAAAGAAATAAAGCTGTTAAAGCATTTGCTAAACATCGTTGATCCTGAAGAACGATTTTCTGCTTTAGCAACAGCCTTCGCCCCAGGTGATGGAAGTGAACAAAAAGATCCAAAAGCTTTATACAC AACTCCAAAAGAGCTGCATAAATGGATAAAGATTATGCTTGATTCATACCATCTGAACCAGGAAGATACAGACATCAGAGAAGCAAGGAATATGACTCAGCCTGTTGTTATACAAAGGCTTTTCATCCTCAAGGATACAATTGAAACTGAGTATTTGGAACAGAATGAGTTTCAGAATCCTCAATCCACACCAAATCATGTTTCTGAGGATGCAGTTTCCATTTAG
- the LOC120074727 gene encoding uncharacterized protein At4g37920 isoform X3 produces MEVAEGYTISQFCDKIIDIFMNEKPKTKEWRKFLVFREEWKKYRESFYSHCQRRADWESDPIMKEKLISLRRKVKRIDDEMEIHGELLKELQDSPTDINAIVAKRRKEFTEEFFKFLTLISETHDSLEDRDAVARLAARCLAAVSAYDRTLENVETLDSAQAKFDDILTSPSLDVACEKIASLAKAKELDSSLILLINSAWAAAKESTTMKNEVKEIMYHLYKATKSSLRSMAPKEIKLLKHLLNIVDPEERFSALATAFAPGDGSEQKDPKALYTTPKELHKWIKIMLDSYHLNQEDTDIREARNMTQPVVIQRLFILKDTIETEYLEQNEFQNPQSTPNHVSEDAVSI; encoded by the exons ATGGAAGTTGCAGAGGGATATACCATCTCTCAATTTTGTGATAAaataattgatattttcatGAATGAGAAGCCCAAGACTAAAGAATGGAGGAAGTTTTTGGTATTTAGGGAGGAGTGGAAAAAGTATAGGGAGAGCTTCTACAGTCATTGCCAAAGGCGGGCAGATTGGGAGAGTGATCCAATTATGAAAGAGAAGTTAATTTCACTTAGGAGAAAGGTCAAAAGG ATTGATGATGAAATGGAAATCCACGGTGAACTTCTCAAGGAATTACAGGACAGCCCAACTGACATTAATGCCATAGTTGCAAAGCGGCGCAAAGAGTTCACAGAGGAATTTTTTAAGTTCCTTACTTTGATATCAGAAACCCATGACAGTTTGGAAGATCGTGATg CGGTGGCTCGGCTGGCAGCCAGATGTTTGGCTGCAGTTAGTGCTTATGATCGAACATTAGAAAATGTGGAGACATTGGATTCTGCACAGgccaaatttgatgatatacTGACTTCTCCCTCATTGGATGTGGCTTGTGAGAAGATTGCAAGTCTTGCAAAGGCAAAGGAACTTGATTCATCATTGATCCTTTTGATAAACAGTGCTTGGGCTGCTGCAAAAGAATCCACGACCATGAAGAATGAG GTGAAAGAAATAATGTATCATTTATACAAAGCCACCAAAAGCAGTCTTAGAAGCATGGCCCCCAAAGAAATAAAGCTGTTAAAGCATTTGCTAAACATCGTTGATCCTGAAGAACGATTTTCTGCTTTAGCAACAGCCTTCGCCCCAGGTGATGGAAGTGAACAAAAAGATCCAAAAGCTTTATACAC AACTCCAAAAGAGCTGCATAAATGGATAAAGATTATGCTTGATTCATACCATCTGAACCAGGAAGATACAGACATCAGAGAAGCAAGGAATATGACTCAGCCTGTTGTTATACAAAGGCTTTTCATCCTCAAGGATACAATTGAAACTGAGTATTTGGAACAGAATGAGTTTCAGAATCCTCAATCCACACCAAATCATGTTTCTGAGGATGCAGTTTCCATTTAG
- the LOC120074727 gene encoding uncharacterized protein At4g37920 isoform X1 — translation MAFTNHLLFQLSISSTKSFIFPSFSATLKPLPSIYSASLFKPSPEIYKSDNPTPVTITTPMQFKIHCELRAKTCFLGALVNDVATTEKEEEAEMEVAEGYTISQFCDKIIDIFMNEKPKTKEWRKFLVFREEWKKYRESFYSHCQRRADWESDPIMKEKLISLRRKVKRIDDEMEIHGELLKELQDSPTDINAIVAKRRKEFTEEFFKFLTLISETHDSLEDRDAVARLAARCLAAVSAYDRTLENVETLDSAQAKFDDILTSPSLDVACEKIASLAKAKELDSSLILLINSAWAAAKESTTMKNEVKEIMYHLYKATKSSLRSMAPKEIKLLKHLLNIVDPEERFSALATAFAPGDGSEQKDPKALYTTPKELHKWIKIMLDSYHLNQEDTDIREARNMTQPVVIQRLFILKDTIETEYLEQNEFQNPQSTPNHVSEDAVSI, via the exons ATGGCTTTCACAAATCACCTGCTCTTTCAGCTCTCCATTTCCTCAACCAAATCTTTCATCTTCCCCAGCTTTTCCGCCACTCTAAAACCACTTCCATCCATCTACTCTGCTTCGCTCTTCAAACCATCACCGGAAATTTATAAATCCGACAACCCAACACCTGTTACAATCACAACTCCAATGCAGTTCAAA ATTCATTGCGAGTTGAGAGCAAAAACTTGCTTCTTAGGTGCACTAGTGAATGATGTAGCTACAACTGAAAAGGAAGAGGAAGCAGAGATGGAAGTTGCAGAGGGATATACCATCTCTCAATTTTGTGATAAaataattgatattttcatGAATGAGAAGCCCAAGACTAAAGAATGGAGGAAGTTTTTGGTATTTAGGGAGGAGTGGAAAAAGTATAGGGAGAGCTTCTACAGTCATTGCCAAAGGCGGGCAGATTGGGAGAGTGATCCAATTATGAAAGAGAAGTTAATTTCACTTAGGAGAAAGGTCAAAAGG ATTGATGATGAAATGGAAATCCACGGTGAACTTCTCAAGGAATTACAGGACAGCCCAACTGACATTAATGCCATAGTTGCAAAGCGGCGCAAAGAGTTCACAGAGGAATTTTTTAAGTTCCTTACTTTGATATCAGAAACCCATGACAGTTTGGAAGATCGTGATg CGGTGGCTCGGCTGGCAGCCAGATGTTTGGCTGCAGTTAGTGCTTATGATCGAACATTAGAAAATGTGGAGACATTGGATTCTGCACAGgccaaatttgatgatatacTGACTTCTCCCTCATTGGATGTGGCTTGTGAGAAGATTGCAAGTCTTGCAAAGGCAAAGGAACTTGATTCATCATTGATCCTTTTGATAAACAGTGCTTGGGCTGCTGCAAAAGAATCCACGACCATGAAGAATGAG GTGAAAGAAATAATGTATCATTTATACAAAGCCACCAAAAGCAGTCTTAGAAGCATGGCCCCCAAAGAAATAAAGCTGTTAAAGCATTTGCTAAACATCGTTGATCCTGAAGAACGATTTTCTGCTTTAGCAACAGCCTTCGCCCCAGGTGATGGAAGTGAACAAAAAGATCCAAAAGCTTTATACAC AACTCCAAAAGAGCTGCATAAATGGATAAAGATTATGCTTGATTCATACCATCTGAACCAGGAAGATACAGACATCAGAGAAGCAAGGAATATGACTCAGCCTGTTGTTATACAAAGGCTTTTCATCCTCAAGGATACAATTGAAACTGAGTATTTGGAACAGAATGAGTTTCAGAATCCTCAATCCACACCAAATCATGTTTCTGAGGATGCAGTTTCCATTTAG